The Microtus ochrogaster isolate Prairie Vole_2 chromosome 10, MicOch1.0, whole genome shotgun sequence genome contains the following window.
CTGAGGTCAGGGCTTCCTGTCCTATCGTGACTGGCCTGAGACACCTGTGCATGGCTGCAGGCAGCGACACACAATGGGTCCGCCATGCCTGGACTCTGGTAGGAGACAGAGCTGTCCCCTAATAGTCCCACTGGGTTCATAGCATGACGCTATTCAGAGGGCAATTCCTATGTCCTGGGCTGCCTGGGGTCACTTATCCTGATgctctttattgtgtgtgtgtgacctggtCTGGCTGTAGAGCCCTAGAGCTCGCTACaaagaccaggttggcttcaaacttctggcaatcctcctgcctccacctttcaaATGTTGGGATTAGAGTCATGTACCTTAGCTTGGTGGGTAGACTGTGTGTCAAcctgcctcttttcttcttctttttctcttttttctttcttgagacaaggtctcactttgttgcccaggctgccATACACTTgagataatcctcctgcctcagctctcaaATGCCGGGATTATAGCATGAGGTTCGAGTTTACCGGGTAGTCTTGGATAAACGTACCAGTGCTGAGAGTTGAGGCTGTTGCTGCTCTTTCGCAGGATGGTGGGGGAGCTGGCAGCTGAGGCGctgctctccccctcctcttcctgttcatcctcctcctcttccaggctCTGCAGGGGCTGGCTGCCTGGATGCTCCTCCTGGGCACGCAGCTGTGCAcgcagctgctgcagctggttCTGCAGAGTGAGTAGGCAGACACAGGATGAGCTGTGAGCAGCAGACCCCAGTTCCCTGCACCCGTCACTCTGTTCTCACCTGGGCATTGTAAATAGTGTCCACCCAGCTTCGGCATAAGGCCTGGCTGCTGGCCTGGAATGTGTAGGCCCCCACAGCACTGTGGAATTCATTCAGGTAGATGAGGAGGAAGGAGCCTGGTCATGGAAGGGCCAGGTTAGTATCAGAGCCCTTGTCTGTGGCAGCCCCTTGACCAGGAACAGGGGGCCAGAATTCCTCACCAGGGTCCCGAAGCTCCCGGCACACAATCTTGTCCACCAGCAGTGGTGGCCTGATGACCTTGGTTCTCTCAGCTTTCTTCACGGCCTTGGTCACCAAGAGCAGATCAGTGAACAGGAAGCAGTACACATCCATCTGTGGCAGGAGGCAAGAGCTGTAGGGTCACGAACAGGACCCTGAGGTCACTGAAAACCTCTGCtgttgttcattttctgttgttgattttcaagacagggtttctgtgtagtcctggctgtcctgggactcgctctgcctctgcctctcaagtgctgggattaaaggcgcgtgccaccactgcccagcttcataccttgtaaattttttttttttttttttggtttttcgagacaNNNNNNNNNNNNNNNNNNNNNNNNNNNNNNNNNNNNNNNNNNNNNNNNNNNNNNNNNNNNNNNNNNNNNNNNNNNNNNNNNNNNNNNNNNNNNNNNNNNNNNNNNNNNNNNNNNNNNNNNNNNNNNNNNNNNNNNNNNNNNNNNNNNNNNNNNNNNNNNNNNNNNNNNNNNNNNNNNNNNNNNNNNNNNNNNNNNNNNNNNNNNNNNNNNNNNNNNNNNNNNNNNNNNNNNNNNNNNNNNNNNNNNNNNNNNNNNNNNNNNNNNNNNNNNNNNNNNNNNNNNNNNNNNNNNNNNNNNNNNNNNNNNNNNNNNNNNNNNNNNNNNNNNNNNNNNNNNNNNNNNNNNNNNNNNNNNNNNNNNNNNNNNNNNNNNNNNNNNNNNNNNNNNNNNNNNNNNNNNNNNNNNNNGTTCTTAGGTCAACGCATTGGTTAGTTCCTGTGTTGTTCTTgtttctagagacagggtttctctgtgctgccctggctgtcctggaactcgctctgtagactgaGCTGTCCTTGaacctctgcctaccgagtgctgggattaaaggtgtgtgacatcatGGCCCTGGTTAGTTTCTTTGTCAGTTTGACATGAGCTAgggtcatctaggaagagggaccctcaactgagacAAAAACTTCCAGATTAGCCAGTAGAcaaatctgtggggcattttcttaatgattgatgtgggaaggcccagcccaccaCAGGCAGTGCCATCTctaggcaggtggccctggactgtataagaaagcaaactgagcaagctagAAGGCATCCTTCCagcatgacctctgcttcagcttctgccctgactcccctcaTGGATGGCCTGTGACATGGAAGtcaaagaaatgttttcctaCCCAAACTGCTTCTGACCACGGTGTTGTATCCCATCTATCAGAAGCAGACCAGGACAGTTATCACATAATTAACTAGGCAGCTATGAGCCATCGACTCAGGCCCAAGGAGGAGCCTCAGGAAGGATGGTGCCTCCAAAGTAAGAGTGGGCGGGGCAAGGGCTCAGGTGCCGGGTGGTCCTGGGGTCACCTTGctgtctcttccctccttcaTCCTCAAGCTCCCTTCCAGCAGCAACTGCCGAATCTCTTCAGGGGAGGCGCCAGGCATGGGTGCGGTCAGGTCCAGATGCAAAAATTCCTTCAAGAGCTTTAGGTGGAGGGTGCAGATGTCAGGGAGGTCAGGGTCAAATCTGAGAGGCCCCCAAAGGAGATCTGCAGAGCAACCACCCCCTCTACTAGCAAGAGGCTCGGTGCTCACCTTATCCACCTCGTCATTGCTGCCCTCCACAACCTCGTAAGCATCGATCCGGCTCACCACCCCTGCCAGCCGCTGGCGCTCCTGTCGCTGCCGCATGCATGCGTTCACGTGGTGGATGAAGCATTCCACAGAGCTGATCTGAAGACAGACGATGGGGTTTAGGGGCCAGGATCTGGGAGAGACACAGACTGGGAGGCCGGTATGTTCACAATTCGAGTTACCATGGTGATCACCGCTTCCTTGGCGCGCGGTTCATCCGTCTTCCTCAGCACTGACTTGAGCAGCAGTGGGTATTTGGTGAGCCGCTGGTGGGGCTTGGCCAACATGTCACTCAGCTTCAGGCGCTGACACTGCTGGTGCTTCTCAGCCCACTGTAGAGCGGGGGCGGAGCTCAGGCTTAACCTCGCCCCCTCAGGCCCCGCCTACCCAGCTGTGCCCTAGGTCCTGCACCCAGAGCTCCAGACCCTCACCGTGACATAGGCGCGGAACAGGTCGTTGTCGCGCAGCAAGCCACGCATGTATTCCATACAGCCCTCCTCCTCCATACAGTATCGGATGTATGGCTTGAAGAGCGAGCCGAACTGGTCCGGGGCAGAACCACAGCACCTGTTACTTCAGGAATTCAGGGGCCCCAGGGGCTTCCCATACCACCCCGGAGGGGTTTCCAGGACAGGATACTAAGTCTCAAAGATACCACCCATAATCGGGTGGtaaggactcaaacccaggtcaccAACACGCACTATTTCCTCTCTTGGACCACAGAGTTAGCCTGGGATTAGGGTTAGTGGGAACTAGGGGGGAATGGACAGGCAGACAGGATCTAGCCCTGGGGGATTTTCAGTGTCCCTGCCCATACCATCTTGAAGCCTTTGAGAAAGTCCCCAGGCTGTAACAGCGCCCGCATGCGCCGCGCCTTCTCCAGCACCGGCACCATCACGCTGCCCCACAGCCTGCGGTGCAGCCGCACAATCTCAGGGATGTTGCTGAACAAGCGTTCAACCTCCACCTAGGCGAACAAAGGGGCGGGTCGGCTCCGCCCCGTCCCACCCACTCCTCCCTGCTAACCCCGCCCCTGCCCCGTACCTCCCCCGACGCCGCCCCAGGCCAGGTCGCACCTCACACAGGAGCCCCGACTCTTGCAGGTTAAGAAGACAGCACAGGAACAGCTGTAGGGGGAGGGGACGCTGCagcaggggtaggggtggggttcCCAGCCCTGAGGCCCTACCCAGACTCTTAATTACCCCTTCCCCCTAAGGCCCTTAAGcagccagagagaaagagggtgTCTGGATCGCCAGACCCAGAAGGGCCAAACCAAGCATGGTccaactggggggagggggtcaccCTGACTGTTCCCACCAGGAGGAGAGCTGGGGAGAATAAGGATTCTCAGCAAACCTGGAAGGTTCTGGGTCACCTCTGCCCtggttcctcctccctccagggcAGGTGCTCGCCCTCCCTTGTTTAAATCCCCTAAGTGCCTATCCACTCTTGGTTCCTGGTGACTTGACAGACAGCAGGTGTTCAGAAACAACCGTTGAACAGCTTGGGCCTCACCTAGGATAAGTCAGCTTCACCTGGCCGGCAAGACTGAtgtcccgtcccccccccccgccccacctcCCAGACACCTCAGAAATCCACACCCAGGATGCAGCCTGGAGTCCTTTGATTTCCCTGCTTTCAACCACCGTCAGGTAACCACCCTGCTTAGCCGAGGGTACACTCAGCTGGCCTCTGCACCCGGATCCCACACTCACGTTGGTGATCACTCGCAGCTTCCGGATGTAGGAGACTTCTGTATGCAGGAGTTCCCACACTGCCTCCTGTTGGTGGCACTGCCGCCGGGTCAGCTTCTAGAGGGAGGGGCAGGACAGGTTAGCCAGTAGCCTAGGGTGTGTGGGGACAGTCACAGAGAGGGTGGGCAACCCTGCAGGAACACAGAGATCCGGAAGGCGAGGCATCCCCATCATTTGGATTGCGACTGTCAAGATACCCAAGATAACGCCACTATAGTGGGCTTCCTCTACCACAACACAGCCAAGCGGCCCCCCTTCCCCAGCCACACCCACCTCATGCCCATCAATGAGCTCCCTCCAGCTGTCCTCCAGCCTCAGGCTTGAGTTatcttcatcctcatcctcatcctcttcctcctcctcccaggagtCATGGTCAAAACGCAGCCTCCTGGGCATCCGGGGTAGCCCGAAGAGGCTGTAGGCATGCAGTTTGCCCTCCAGCTGTTCCATCTTGTCCACTTCCTGGAAGGAGACCCAGGgccagggtcagggtcagggtcgGCTAGCTGCTCTGCCCTGAGCCCTTGGCGCCACATACCCGCCCAAAGGCActggtgctggggctggagctgaAGAAACCACTGAAGCGACTGGCTGCCCGGTTCTTCCAGCTCTCGCTGCTCCCACCGCCGGTGCCTCCACTGCTGCCAAGAGGCAGAGAACAGCTGGAAGGCGTGGAGGGCTCCTGCCCCGGGATGCTCGTCTCCCCCAGGAACTCAGACATGTTCTTGCGACGGCGGCCAGGGGCCTGGCCAAGGAGGAATGGTCAAGCGCAGCTCCCACTAGCCCCACAGCTCCACACGGGGGCTTCCGGAACACAAATCAACCACGCAGGCAGAAGTGTCTCTGCATCCTTGACCCAGGGTACCACCTCCCCTGAGACCAGATGTCCAGACACAGATTCACCCCAACTACTGCCCCAGGCCACCCAGCCATAAGCAGGGAACAGGTAGGAAGAAACTcagggttacacacacacacacacacacacacacacacacacacacacactaagaagcCCCCACAAGCAAGAGCTTCAAAAGGTTCCAttggtgctgaagagatggttcagcagttaagagcaagaacaaagaacactggctgctcttgtggagggcctgggtttggttcccatcacctaCACGGTATCTGGCAACTGTAATAACAGTTCCTGGGGATCTAATGCTCTATTATGGCCTCCAAGGATGCTGAATGTatgtggcacacatatatacataagcaaagccctcatacacataaagtaaaaaaattcctaaaaaatttaaatgctcaccggtcagtggtggtgcacatctttaatcccagcacttgggaggcagaggcagggagatctctgtgagtttgaggccagcctggcctatggagTGAGCACCAGGACAGtcgccaaagctacacagagaaaccctatcttgaagagagagagagagagagagagagagagagagagagagagagagagagagagagagagaaaatctctaaaagagccaggagtggtggtgcatgcctttaatctcttgggaggcagagccagtgtgatctctgtgagtttgaagtcagcctccACTATATAATAAGTTCCAGGGACAGGCAAGGATACAcaatgataccctgtctcaaaaatagatagataggccgggcggtggtggtgcacacctttaatcccagcactcgggaggcagaggcaggtggatctctgtgagttcgagaccagcctggtctacagagNNNNNNNNNNNNNNNNNNNNNNNNNNNNNNNNNNNNNNNNNNNNNNNNNNNNNNNNNNNNNNNNNNNNNNNNNNNNNNNNNNNNNNNNNNNNNNNNNNNNNNNNNNNNNNNNNNNNNNNNNNNNNNNNNNNNNNNNNNNNNNNNNNNNNNNNNNNNNNNNNNNNNNNNNNNNNNNNNNNNNNNNNAGACAgacatagatagatggatggatggatagacagacagaacaacagaaaagaaaagggacaaaACCCACGAAACAGTGGGTAACAAATTCTGACTTCCCAACACAAACATGCTGTTGGGAAACCTCATTCCTCCCGCCCCACAGATAACATACCCCACGTCCTCTGACCCCCTGGGCACTAGAACAGAGACAAACCCACCATCTAGACCAgttacatacagagagagaccccTGTTCTCACAGCCAACCACACCTCGCAGAAATGGGACCCAAGCCCCAAGAGAGATGCCGAGGAGAGTCCAACATGACTCTTCCTTAGGAGGTTTCCTGCCCTACATCCGTCCCGACAGGCCCTCCTGCTCACCAAGATGTCCAGACTGTTCTCTCGGCGGCTCTGAGGATCCACACGCTCCGATACAGGTGGCCCAGCTCCTGTGGGCCTCAGgatgggcagactgagggacttGGGGTCCTTCACCCCCTGTTCCACTTTGCCTTCATCTCCCGGCTTGGCTAGCATGGCATGTGGAAGCGCAAGATGCCCTCAGTGCCCAAGCCCAGGAGGCACAGAGGCCCTAGTCCCCTTTCCCCTGAGGATTCCTGTCTAGGCCTCACTACCCTCCCTGGAAGCCCCACCCTGCCAACCCAGCAAAGACACCTGTATGTTAATGAGTCTGTTCAGGAGCATGGCCAATGGGAACCTGAGCCCAGGAAAGACTCCACAGCCTGGAGGCCCCAACAAGCCCCAAACACCCCACCCAGCTAGCTGGCCCTGGAGCCTGCTGCTCTGCTCACCTTTGACCCTCAGGTAGTGTCCTCCAAACCTGTAGGCCTCAAATGTGAGGGACAGAGGTGTGTTGGACTGGTCCAGGTAGATATCCACTTTACCCAGTGCAATGCCTTTCCTTTCGAACACAGGCAGGAGCACCTCCCTGGCCCCAGGAAGAAATGCGTGTTTTAAGGGAGCAGGGAGCGATCATGTGACTCCCCAGCCCACCCACAGACACAGTTCCAGCCACCTCcccaataataaaaacacaaaatgcagCAGGCACAGCATCTCACACGCAGGTACAGACACCCGCCCCCAGGGCCTTACAGGTCCTctggggcacacacacaggtatagaCATCTGCACCCAGGGCCTTACAGGTCCTctggggcacacacacaggtatagaCACCCGCCCCCAGGGCCTTACAGGTCCCTCTCGGGCACACANNNNNNNNNNNNNNNNNNNNNNNNNNNNNNNNNNNNNNNNNNNNNNNNNNNNNNNNNNNNNNNNNNNNNNNNNNNNNNNNNNNNNNNNNNNNNNNNNNNNNNNNNNNNNNNNNNNNNNNNNNNNNNNNNNNNNNNNNNNNNNNNNNNNNNNNNNNNNNNNNNNNNNNNNNNNNNNNNNNNNNNNNNNNNNNNNNNNNNNNNNNNNNNNNNNNNNNNNNNNNNNNNNNNNNNNNNNNNNNNNNNNNNNNNNNNNNNNNNNNNNNNNNNNNNNNNNNNNNNNNNNNNNNNNNNNNNNNNNNNNNNNNNNNNNNNNNNNNNNNNNNNNNNNNNNNNNNNNNNNNNNNNNNNNNNNNNNNNNNNNNNNNNNNNNNNNNNNNNNNNNNNNNNNNNNNNNNNNNNNNNNNNNNNNNNNNNNNNNNNNNNNNNNNNNNNNNNNcacgcacgcacgcgcgcgccaGGAGCCTCGACAAAGGAACCCCATCTGTCCtacccccacttcctcctcaggCCCTACCCCAGTGACTTCTTCTTCATGGCTGGCACAATTTCTGTTTCAATGTCCACGTTGAGGTCAAATTTCAAAGTGAAACACTCCTTGCTTGGGTCCTGAGGGTACATGTATCTGTTAGCATCTCCACGGCCACCCCACTGCTTACCTGACACATCCTGTGGTCCAGATAAATCCCAACAGGGGCTCCCCAGTCCTACTCTTACTCCCAGAGTTCCACCGGCCCAAGGAGTTCCAACCCGCCCCGCCCCCATCATATCCGAGCTCATCTAGACCCCCATCTCTGGCTGGAGTTCTCAGCAGGGAGACTAAACTCAGGGAAAGAAAAGGCATGGAAGAGAAGGGGGTTTTCTAGGGAGCATGGCCCTCCTGGCTCCTTACATCTGTGTGCctccttcttgctttcttcttggaGATCTTTAGGCCGGTGTTCTTCCGGTCCCTGTAGGGAGGCAGATGTTGAGGTGCAGGTGGGTCCTTCCCAGTGTGGGATGTAAGTGGGAATCTCCCACCCTTGATCACTTGGAAGTTAATTTGGATGCATTCTACCAGGCTGCCTCTGTGGGACTGTCTGCCCTCTGGTGGCCAACAAGGGAATCACACACAATGGTTAACTAATCAGGATGAGCCAACCAAGCGTGTTGGCCTGAGCAAGGGTCGTTTCCTCTAGAAATCAAGGCAAGGCAGGGGTGCAGAGGGATCAACCTCTCGTCTCCGGAGAAGGACACTGAAGTGTGTGGTCCCTGGTCTCACTCCTACGGTGATGCTCTGTTCACAGACCACACCTACCCTCTTCCATCCACAcaatcctcctcttcctccagatcTGCAGCAGGGCTAGTGCGTGGGGGACAGGAGCGGGTGGAGACATTCCGGGCCAGGACAGAGCCTTTGAAGAAAGGGAGCAGGGGTTACAACCTGACCCCGCTCCCTCTATGGTCCATCCTTAACCCTGAAATCGGCCTCTTCCAAAGGCAGAGCCCCAGCGGCTCAGGCCCTTCAGTTCTGCCAAGAATGGGATATTCGTTATTTTATCTATTTCCCCAGACCCTGAAGGACCACAGGCCTTTAGATGACATATCAGTGATGCCCCACTCCAAATACAAACCCACCTGTAGCCTCGGTTACCTTTCCGCAGCACGAGGATAAGAAAGCCATGCCTCTGGAGGCTGTCTCAGACGGGGACCAAATTCATAGATCTTCCTTTtaggcctccccctccccctctaccACAACCACACCTGAAGTCCCAGAGAGTCCCTTTGTGTCTCTAACCAGCTGGGAAAGGTGACAGTCAGACTGGGTGTCTTCCAGAGCCAGTCTCTATTCAGCAGGTGAGTGTAAAACCCAGgatccatctttggaggcccctccCTTGTGCCCCTTGAACCTTGGTCCCTCCCTGAGGAGGATCAAGGTAGCCCCCCAAAGCTTGACCCCCTCCCCAGAAAAGGTCAAAACCATTCCCCCAGGCTATTTAAGACTGCTCCCCCCCCCATTGGTCGCGTTGGCAGCTTTTCGgttcccctcagggccacccgagAGCTCAGGAgtccaattaaacctggatatcttttaatttcatttggtttgatttggcttgattgggattattttgcgTCGGCAGACAGCTCGcattagaaaatattcctaacatcttgGAGGTCCACGGGGTGAGGGCGACCTTTCCCGTGGCCCACAGCCACGTGTTGAAAGCACCCTTGTCCATCCGCACCCCCCCTCCCCGATCTCTGTGCCAGGCTACAGCGGCTGtgtcttggtgagtccctttttTTGTCGatgctatagggttttggggAACCCATTCATGTTTACTTTTGTCGATTATCCGACTTTTGTGGAAGACGCAGGTCATGCCCAGAGCGTGACCCAAGCGGCGGAAGCTGACTGAAAGCTGaggtggattttgtttgttttagggatGCCTGGCATTCAATTTTAACAGCCCTGTTCTGGTCTaagagctttatttttttttaaagttttgcgagacagggtttctctgtagctttcaagcctgtcctggaactagcccttgtagaccaggctggcctcgaactcacctgcctctgcctcctgagtgctgggattaaaggagtgcaccaccacctcccggccgcTGTATTAGTCTTAAGCCACACAGTTGggcatagacttttaaaatgggcGCTTACAATTCTAAGCCAGATCCGCTATCGCCCTGGgatgcctcttacaaaatctttataaattgggaCTGTCTGATACAATCTGTCTCGAAGGGCTCTATGCACTAAGATTTGGTCTCAATACTATCTTGACAATGGGACACATTGGCCACCAGAGGGAAACCTTGAGCTTACCGTCCTCCGGGACTTAGAAAATTTTTGTCTCCGTGGGGACAAGTGGACAGAACTCTCCAGTGTCTGGGCTCTGCGTTCTCGCCCCTCCCTCAGTAGCCAGCGTCTTGCAGCGCCTCCAAATTGCCGGTCATCTGGGAATTGAGACCCTGACAATTCCAGCTGGACCACGCAACCAGAGGCAATGGCACCTCCCCCGTCTCGAACCCTCTCTACCCACCCCCCTCCTGAGGAGCTACATTCTCCACATTCCTTTCCTACCCAGCCCTCACCTACTCCCTCACTAGCTAAAcggaagttcaagatcaactgTCCCCTAACCCACCaacctccctccagccccctcctcagCACCTCCCAACCCTTGGACCCCCTCTGCGCACTGGGCTAGCCCCGCCCATccctcccctgtctcctcccatacCAGGTCACCAAAACTCTGCCcatattccattttctcttccagataTCTCTCAGATGGAAAGGCGGCTGGGTTCCTTTTCTGCTAATCCTTCTGCTTATATTAAAGAGCTTTGTTATCTGTCCCAGGCCTACGATCTAACCTGGCATGGCTACTGTCATTCATGCTTCTACTCTCACTCCTGAAGAGCGAAGTAGGATTCAGTCAGCAGCTAGACAGTATGCAGACCAGACTCATCTGGTAGACAGTACGGTTCCTGTGGGGGAAGTGGCTGTGCCAGCCACAGAATCACACTCTGACTACCAACCTGGTCAAAGCAGCCAACAGAGGCAGGGCATCATGGTTTGTTGCCTCCTTCAGGNNNNNNNNNNNNNNNNNNNNNNNNNNNNNNNNNNNNNNNNNNNNNNNNNNNNNNNNNNNNNNNNNNNNNNNNNNNNNNNNNNNNNNNNNNNNNNNNNNNNNNNNNNNNNNNNNNNNNNNNNNNNNNNNNNNNNNNNNNNNNNNNNNNNNNNNNNNNNNNNNNNNNNNNNNNNNNNNNNNNNNNNNNNNNNNNNNNNNNNNNNNNNNNNNNNNNNNNNNNNNNNNNNNNNNNNNNNNNNNNNNNNNNNNNNNNNNNNNNNNNNNNNNNNNNNNNNNNNNNNNNNNNNNNNNNNNNNNNNNNNNNNNNNNNNNNNNNNNNNNNNNNNNNNNNNNNNNNNNNNNNNNNNNNNNNNNNNNNNNNNNNNNNNNNNNNNNNNNNNNNNNNNNNNNNNNNNNNNNNNNNNNNNNNNNNNNNNNNNNNNNNNNNNNNNNNNNNNNNNNNNNNNNNNNNNNNNNNNNNNNNNNNNNNNNNNNNNNNNNNNNNNNNNNNNNNNNNNNNNNNNNNNNNNNNNNNNNNNNNNNNNNNNNNNNNNNNNNNNNNNNNNNNNNNNNNNNNNNNNNNNNNNNNNNNNNNNNNNNNNNNNNNNNNNNNNNNNNNNNNNNNNNNNNNNNNNNNNNNNNNNNNNNNNNNNNNNNNNNNNNNNNNNNNNNNNNNNNNNNNNNNNNNNNNNNNNNNNNNNNNNNNNNNNNNNNNNNNNNNNNNNNNNNNNNNNNNNNNNNNNNNNNNNNNNNNNNNNNNNNNNNNNNNNNNNNNNNNNNNNNNNNNNNNNNNNNNNNNNNNNNNNNNNNNNNNNNNNNNNNNNNNNNNNNNNNNNNNNNNNNNNNNNNNNNNNNNNNNNNNNNNNNNNNNNNNNNNNNNNNNNNNNNNNNNNNNNNNNNNNNNNNNNNNNNNNNNNNNNNNNNNNNNNNNNNNNNNNNNNNNNNNNNNNNNNNNNNNNNNNNNNNNNNNNNNNNNNNNNNNNNNNNNNNNNNNNNNNNNNNNNNNNNNNNNNNNNNNNNNNNNNNNNNNNNNNNNNNNNNNNNNNNNNNNNNNNNNNNNNNNNNNNNNNNNNNNNNNNNNNNNNNNNNNNNNNNNNNNNNNNNNNNNNNNNNNNNNNNNNNNNNNNNNNNNNNNNNNNNNNNNNNNNNNNNNNNNNNNNNNNNNNNNNNNNNNNNNNNNNNNNNNNNNNNNNNNNNNNNNNNNNNNNNNNNNNNNNNNNNNNNNNNNNNNNNNNNNNNNNNNNNNNNNNNNNNNNNNNNNNNNNNNNNNNNNNNNNNNNNNNNNNNNNNNNNNNNNNNNNNNNNNNNNNNNNNNNNNNNNNNNNNNNNNNNNNNNNNNNNNNNNNNNNNNNNNNNNNNNNNNNNNNNNNNNNNNNNNNNNNNNNNNNNNNNNNNNNNNNNNNNNNNNNNNNNNNNNNNNNNNNNNNNNNNNNNNNNNNNNNNNNNNNNNNNNNNNNNNNNNNNNNNNNNNNNNNNNNNNNNNNNNNNNNNNNNNNNNNNNNNNNNNNNNNNNNNNNNNNNNNNNNNNNNNNNNNNNNNNNNNNNNNNNNNNNNNNNNNNNNNNNNNNNNNNNNNNNNNNNNNNNNNNNNNNNNNNNNNNNNNNNNNNNNNNNNNNNNNNNNNNNNNNNNNNNNNNNNNNNNNNNNNNNNNNNNNNNNNNNNNNNNNNNNNNNNNNNNNNNNNNNNNNNNNNNNNNNNNNNNNNNNNNNNNNNNNNNNNNNNNNNNNNNNNNNNNNNNNNNNNNNNNNNNNNNNNNNNNNNNNNNNNNNNNNNNNNNNNNNNNNNNNNNNNNNNNNNNNNNNNNNNNNNNNNNNNNNNNNNNNNNNNNNNNNNNNNNNNNNNNNNNNNNNNNNNNNNNNNNNNNNNNNNNNNNNNNNNNNNNNNNNNNNNNNNNNNNNNNNNNNNNNNNNNNNNNNNNNNNNNNNNNNNNNNNNNNNNNNNNNNNNNNNNNNNNNNNNNNNNNNNNNNNNNNNNNNNNNNNNNNNNNNNNNNNNNNNNNNNNNNNNNNNNNNNNNNNNNNNNNNNNNNNNNNNNNNNNNNNNNNNNNNNNNNNNNNNNNNNNNNNNNNNNNNNNNNNNNNNNNNNNNNNNNNNNNNNNNNNNNNNNNNNNNNNNNNNNNNNNNNNNNNNNNNNNNNNNNNNNNNNNNNNNNNNNNNNNNNNNNNNNNNNNNNNNNNNNNNNNNNNNNNNNNNNNNNNNNNNNNNNNNNNNNNNNNNNNNNNNNNNNNNNNNNNNNNNNNNNNNNNNNNNNNNNNNNNNNNNNNNNNNNNNNNNNNNNNNNNNNNNNNNNNNNNNNNNNNNNNNNNNNNNNNNNNNNNNNNNNNNNNNNNNNNNNNNNNNNNNNNNNNNNNNNNNNNNNNNNNNNNNNNNNNNNNNNNNNNNNNNNNNNNNNNNNNNNNNNNNNNNNNNNNNNNNNNNNNNNNNNNNNNNNNNNNNNN
Protein-coding sequences here:
- the Plekhg5 gene encoding pleckstrin homology domain-containing family G member 5 isoform X5, which encodes MDKGRAAKVCHHADCQQLHRRGPLNLCEACDSKFHSAMHYDGHVRFDLPPQGSVLARNVSTRSCPPRTSPAADLEEEEDCVDGRGDRKNTGLKISKKKARRRHTDDPSKECFTLKFDLNVDIETEIVPAMKKKSLGEVLLPVFERKGIALGKVDIYLDQSNTPLSLTFEAYRFGGHYLRVKAKPGDEGKVEQGVKDPKSLSLPILRPTGAGPPVSERVDPQSRRENSLDILAPGRRRKNMSEFLGETSIPGQEPSTPSSCSLPLGSSGGTGGGSSESWKNRAASRFSGFFSSSPSTSAFGREVDKMEQLEGKLHAYSLFGLPRMPRRLRFDHDSWEEEEEDEDEDEDNSSLRLEDSWRELIDGHEKLTRRQCHQQEAVWELLHTEVSYIRKLRVITNLFLCCLLNLQESGLLCEVEVERLFSNIPEIVRLHRRLWGSVMVPVLEKARRMRALLQPGDFLKGFKMFGSLFKPYIRYCMEEEGCMEYMRGLLRDNDLFRAYVTWAEKHQQCQRLKLSDMLAKPHQRLTKYPLLLKSVLRKTDEPRAKEAVITMISSVECFIHHVNACMRQRQERQRLAGVVSRIDAYEVVEGSNDEVDKLLKEFLHLDLTAPMPGASPEEIRQLLLEGSLRMKEGRDSKMDVYCFLFTDLLLVTKAVKKAERTKVIRPPLLVDKIVCRELRDPGSFLLIYLNEFHSAVGAYTFQASSQALCRSWVDTIYNAQNQLQQLRAQLRAQEEHPGSQPLQSLEEEEDEQEEEGESSASAASSPTILRKSSNSLNSQHCASGGSTETLAMVVVEPGETLSSPEFDRGPFSSQSDGTSLSTTASSVTPTSELLPLGPVDGRSCSMDSAYGTLSPTSLQDFVAPPPVVEPVPLPQPPELPQTPSPCLRRRTPVQLIPCLPRLLKSKSEASLVQLLSGTATCGMPLAPSRSLSELCLVTTAPGVRTRSSLQEGGPGWNCPGACGPGRGSDLSEPENRASHLTRGPTGCARRDMPSGVAPRVQPEPPPGISAQHRKLTLAQLYRIRTTLLLNSTLTASEV
- the Plekhg5 gene encoding pleckstrin homology domain-containing family G member 5 isoform X3: MEDQSPAEEKGLRCQNPACMDKGRAAKVCHHADCQQLHRRGPLNLCEACDSKFHSAMHYDGHVRFDLPPQGSVLARNVSTRSCPPRTSPAADLEEEEDCVDGRGDRKNTGLKISKKKARRRHTDDPSKECFTLKFDLNVDIETEIVPAMKKKSLGEVLLPVFERKGIALGKVDIYLDQSNTPLSLTFEAYRFGGHYLRVKAKPGDEGKVEQGVKDPKSLSLPILRPTGAGPPVSERVDPQSRRENSLDILAPGRRRKNMSEFLGETSIPGQEPSTPSSCSLPLGSSGGTGGGSSESWKNRAASRFSGFFSSSPSTSAFGREVDKMEQLEGKLHAYSLFGLPRMPRRLRFDHDSWEEEEEDEDEDEDNSSLRLEDSWRELIDGHEKLTRRQCHQQEAVWELLHTEVSYIRKLRVITNLFLCCLLNLQESGLLCEVEVERLFSNIPEIVRLHRRLWGSVMVPVLEKARRMRALLQPGDFLKGFKMFGSLFKPYIRYCMEEEGCMEYMRGLLRDNDLFRAYVTWAEKHQQCQRLKLSDMLAKPHQRLTKYPLLLKSVLRKTDEPRAKEAVITMISSVECFIHHVNACMRQRQERQRLAGVVSRIDAYEVVEGSNDEVDKLLKEFLHLDLTAPMPGASPEEIRQLLLEGSLRMKEGRDSKMDVYCFLFTDLLLVTKAVKKAERTKVIRPPLLVDKIVCRELRDPGSFLLIYLNEFHSAVGAYTFQASSQALCRSWVDTIYNAQNQLQQLRAQLRAQEEHPGSQPLQSLEEEEDEQEEEGESSASAASSPTILRKSSNSLNSQHCASGGSTETLAMVVVEPGETLSSPEFDRGPFSSQSDGTSLSTTASSVTPTSELLPLGPVDGRSCSMDSAYGTLSPTSLQDFVAPPPVVEPVPLPQPPELPQTPSPCLRRRTPVQLIPCLPRLLKSKSEASLVQLLSGTATCGMPLAPSRSLSELCLVTTAPGVRTRSSLQEGGPGWNCPGACGPGRGSDLSEPENRASHLTRGPTGCARRDMPSGVAPRVQPEPPPGISAQHRKLTLAQLYRIRTTLLLNSTLTAS